One genomic region from Vicinamibacterales bacterium encodes:
- a CDS encoding ABC transporter permease, with the protein MADLRDALRALKATPVVTVVAILSLALGIGANTAIFSLVNTLMLRSLPVREPQRLGQMMSSPRRASFTNPLWEVLRDRERQLFDGAFAYAVTRFNLTRGGEAKQVNGVFASGGYFDVLGVPAILGRTFTVENDVRKGAGLEARQVAVISYSFWQQHYGGAADVLGKPLELDRVPFTIVGVTGPEFTGIDQGTSAEVFIPLASEPLIRGASESAMDQRSWWWLRVIGRLKPGDTIDRATAAVRGLQPQLREATLPNWRPQQLATYLKDPFVVRAAANGPNNLGRQYRDPLYLIMVVVALVLLIACANIANLLLARASARRHELSVRVALGASRWRIARQLLIESAVLAIAGTVLGLVFAQWGARLLVFELSGATTAAALDVGLDWRVLLFTIGLAGATTLLFGIVPALRSTRVAPSEAIKEQGRSVVGESRFGLGSWLVAAQVALSLVLLVGAGLFLRTFSTLAHVRLGFEFDPIIMVSANAKRSSVDLTTGRTALYGRLRETAATVPGVRDAALLSITPLTNSSWDTLIQSPEGLSLPESERDVYVNEVSPGLFATFGTPLLAGRDFTPADNLAAPRVIIVNETFARKYFGGASPIGHWVRNEPTPRSNNPPRLQIVGLVRDSVYDSLRDAIPPTMYQVFTQNEQPGPSATIVVRAAAGSPALLTRSLADTLGRVDGDVSLTFSPYRDSVRAATAQERVLAMLSAFFGGLALLLAGLGLYGVMSYAVSRRRTEIGIRMALGAGPGGAVRLILLRVAALVGAGIAAGTLIALWAARFMAGSSLIYGLQPRDPSTLATAAVVLAAIGTIAGYLPARRASRIDPARVLREG; encoded by the coding sequence ATGGCCGATCTCCGTGATGCCCTGCGGGCGCTGAAAGCCACCCCTGTCGTCACCGTGGTGGCGATTCTGTCGCTGGCGCTGGGGATCGGCGCCAACACGGCGATCTTCTCGCTCGTCAACACCTTGATGCTGCGCAGTCTTCCCGTCCGCGAACCGCAGCGGCTGGGACAGATGATGAGCAGTCCCCGGCGCGCGTCCTTTACGAATCCGCTGTGGGAGGTGCTGCGCGACCGCGAACGCCAGCTCTTCGACGGGGCGTTCGCCTACGCCGTCACTCGCTTCAACCTCACGCGCGGCGGCGAAGCCAAGCAAGTCAATGGCGTGTTCGCGAGCGGCGGATACTTCGACGTCCTCGGCGTGCCGGCGATCCTCGGGCGGACGTTCACGGTCGAGAACGACGTCCGCAAGGGAGCCGGGCTCGAGGCGCGCCAGGTGGCGGTGATCAGCTACTCTTTCTGGCAGCAGCACTACGGCGGCGCCGCCGACGTCCTCGGCAAACCGCTCGAGCTCGATCGTGTTCCGTTCACGATTGTCGGGGTGACCGGTCCGGAGTTCACCGGCATCGATCAGGGGACCTCGGCGGAGGTGTTCATTCCGCTCGCGTCGGAGCCGCTCATCCGCGGCGCGAGCGAAAGCGCGATGGACCAACGCAGCTGGTGGTGGCTGCGCGTCATCGGTCGGCTCAAGCCGGGCGACACGATCGATCGCGCGACGGCGGCGGTCCGCGGTCTCCAGCCCCAGCTCCGCGAGGCGACCCTGCCCAACTGGCGTCCGCAGCAGCTGGCCACCTATCTCAAGGATCCCTTCGTGGTCCGAGCGGCGGCGAACGGCCCCAACAACCTCGGGCGTCAGTACCGCGATCCGCTCTACCTGATCATGGTCGTCGTCGCGCTGGTGCTGCTCATCGCCTGCGCCAACATCGCCAACCTGCTGCTGGCGCGCGCCAGCGCCCGCCGCCACGAACTGAGCGTGCGGGTGGCGCTCGGCGCGTCCCGATGGCGAATCGCGCGCCAGCTGTTGATCGAAAGCGCCGTGCTCGCGATCGCCGGCACCGTGCTCGGCCTCGTATTCGCGCAATGGGGCGCGCGCCTGCTTGTCTTCGAGCTCTCGGGGGCGACGACGGCCGCGGCGCTCGACGTCGGCCTCGACTGGCGCGTGCTGCTCTTCACGATTGGCCTCGCCGGCGCGACCACCCTGCTCTTCGGCATCGTGCCAGCCTTGCGCTCGACGCGCGTCGCGCCGAGCGAGGCGATCAAAGAGCAGGGGCGCTCGGTCGTCGGCGAATCGCGCTTCGGCCTGGGCAGCTGGCTGGTCGCCGCGCAGGTGGCCTTGTCGCTCGTCCTGCTCGTCGGCGCCGGCCTGTTCCTGCGCACGTTCTCGACGCTGGCGCACGTCCGCCTCGGCTTCGAGTTCGACCCGATCATCATGGTCTCGGCGAATGCGAAGCGGAGCTCCGTCGATCTCACCACCGGCCGTACGGCGCTCTACGGGCGCCTGCGGGAGACGGCTGCCACCGTACCGGGGGTCAGAGACGCGGCGCTCCTCAGCATCACGCCGCTCACCAACAGCTCGTGGGACACCCTCATCCAGAGTCCAGAGGGCCTGTCGCTGCCCGAGAGCGAGCGCGATGTCTACGTCAACGAAGTCAGTCCGGGCCTCTTCGCGACCTTCGGCACGCCGCTCCTCGCCGGACGCGACTTCACGCCGGCCGACAACCTCGCCGCGCCGCGCGTGATCATCGTCAACGAAACGTTCGCCAGGAAGTACTTCGGCGGCGCCAGTCCCATCGGACACTGGGTGCGCAACGAGCCGACCCCCAGGAGCAATAACCCGCCGCGGCTGCAGATTGTCGGCCTCGTGCGCGACAGCGTCTACGACTCGCTGCGCGACGCCATCCCGCCGACGATGTACCAGGTGTTCACGCAGAACGAACAGCCGGGTCCGAGCGCCACGATCGTCGTCCGCGCCGCCGCCGGCTCGCCGGCGCTCCTCACCCGCAGTCTGGCCGACACGCTCGGCCGGGTCGATGGCGACGTCTCCCTGACGTTCTCGCCGTATCGCGACAGCGTCCGCGCGGCGACGGCGCAGGAACGCGTGCTGGCGATGCTTTCGGCGTTCTTCGGTGGACTGGCGCTGCTGCTCGCCGGCCTCGGTCTCTACGGCGTCATGTCGTACGCCGTCAGCCGGCGCCGCACGGAAATCGGCATTCGCATGGCGCTTGGTGCCGGTCCTGGCGGCGCGGTCCGACTGATCCTCCTCCGAGTCGCCGCGCTCGTCGGCGCCGGCATCGCCGCCGGCACGCTCATCGCGCTGTGGGCGGCAAGGTTCATGGCGGGGTCGTCGCTGATCTATGGCCTGCAGCCGCGCGATCCGTCGACGCTCGCGACCGCGGCCGTCGTCCTCGCCGCGATCGGCACGATCGCCGGCTACCTGCCGGCACGCCGCGCGTCCCGCATCGACCCCGCTCGCGTGCTGCGGGAGGGCTGA
- a CDS encoding Ig domain-containing protein: MFLATLLACTLAQAPSAYSAVTDRGPRQTPALVRLGQAGFSFNDPVFGTRTWRVTDRLTRPDAPDRSYRTPSASHQNAWSADSSYFYVVSTDGTVVPFAFDRGTGHFSRLDALTFYIEPQFSYVNDSVIYGSVGGGSLRTLDQYDFGSGQYSRLLDLDALVPGLQKTYVGGIASSAGPPERILAFFGGTAQDQHHYVVVFAHDNPQQRLLLDTTASTVNGKPLATALNFKLHHATIDRSGRYVALYPTAADLAAPRKAAQVFMWDTLDNTITAMPLLPAHSGGHDAYGYGTAVNQDCCAQNSAWDAAEWQLRQLDDPIASRDLIQPLLTPKEISLADHPSWNNARPDRLVPFVSGTYRYGTNAVEWRPWDDEIVAVQTDIGDGSAEVWRFAHHRSDVRNDDDPSATSFWYTPRPNVSRDGRWVLFTSNWGKTLGADPKGAAGERARQDVFLLRLSAIDDDSDDTPWAPLQITTGSLPAAKSGRAYTALLQATRPATWRVTSGVLPPGLTIAPSGQLSGTPRTSGQWTFEVTAAETAGFTSRTLLLVVAR; this comes from the coding sequence ATGTTCCTTGCCACACTCCTCGCGTGCACGCTGGCACAGGCTCCATCAGCGTATTCGGCGGTCACCGATCGCGGCCCGCGCCAGACACCCGCGCTCGTGCGGCTCGGCCAGGCAGGTTTTTCCTTCAACGATCCGGTCTTCGGTACGCGAACCTGGCGGGTCACCGATCGGCTGACCCGTCCGGACGCGCCGGACCGCTCGTATCGGACCCCGTCGGCTTCGCACCAGAACGCCTGGAGCGCCGACAGCTCCTATTTCTACGTCGTCTCGACCGACGGCACGGTCGTGCCGTTCGCCTTCGATCGCGGCACCGGACACTTCTCGCGGCTCGACGCGCTGACGTTCTACATCGAGCCACAGTTCAGCTACGTGAACGACTCGGTGATCTACGGCAGCGTCGGCGGCGGCTCGCTCCGCACGCTCGATCAATACGATTTCGGCAGCGGCCAGTATTCGCGGCTGCTCGATCTCGACGCGCTCGTCCCTGGCCTGCAGAAGACCTACGTCGGCGGCATCGCGTCGAGCGCGGGTCCGCCGGAGCGGATTCTCGCGTTCTTCGGCGGCACCGCGCAGGACCAGCATCACTACGTCGTCGTGTTCGCCCACGACAACCCGCAGCAGCGGCTGCTGCTCGACACGACGGCCTCGACGGTCAACGGGAAACCGCTCGCAACGGCGCTCAATTTCAAGCTGCACCATGCCACCATCGACCGCAGCGGGCGCTACGTCGCGCTGTATCCGACGGCCGCCGATCTCGCCGCGCCACGCAAGGCGGCGCAGGTCTTCATGTGGGACACGCTCGACAACACGATAACGGCCATGCCCCTGCTGCCGGCGCATTCCGGCGGACACGATGCCTACGGCTACGGCACGGCCGTCAATCAGGACTGCTGCGCGCAGAACAGCGCGTGGGACGCCGCGGAGTGGCAGCTGCGCCAGCTCGACGATCCGATCGCCTCGCGCGATCTCATCCAGCCGCTGCTCACGCCGAAAGAGATCAGCCTCGCCGATCACCCGTCGTGGAACAACGCGCGTCCCGATCGCCTCGTGCCGTTCGTGTCGGGGACCTACCGCTATGGGACCAACGCGGTCGAGTGGCGTCCGTGGGACGACGAGATCGTGGCCGTGCAGACCGACATCGGGGACGGCAGCGCCGAAGTGTGGCGGTTTGCGCACCATCGGAGCGACGTGCGCAATGACGACGACCCGAGCGCGACGTCTTTCTGGTACACGCCCCGCCCCAACGTGTCGCGCGACGGCCGCTGGGTGCTGTTCACCTCGAACTGGGGAAAAACGCTCGGCGCCGATCCGAAGGGCGCGGCCGGCGAGCGGGCGCGCCAGGACGTCTTCCTGTTGCGGCTGAGCGCCATCGACGACGACAGCGACGACACGCCATGGGCTCCCCTGCAGATCACGACCGGTTCGCTTCCGGCCGCCAAAAGCGGGCGTGCCTACACGGCGCTGCTGCAGGCAACGCGGCCGGCAACCTGGCGCGTGACCTCAGGCGTCCTGCCGCCTGGCCTGACCATCGCTCCGTCGGGTCAGCTGTCCGGCACGCCGCGCACGTCGGGTCAATGGACCTTCGAGGTGACCGCCGCCGAAACTGCCGGCTTCACCTCGCGAACACTCCTCCTCGTCGTCGCTCGTTAG
- a CDS encoding glutamate--tRNA ligase family protein, with translation MLTRFAPAPTGWLHLGHVLNAEYVWGAGVGVLLRIEDHDRERCRPEYDAGILADLDWLGYRYQLPVVRQSERDAVYLDAAATLRAQGLVYACDCTRARLAEARQTSEAIELRYDGHCRDRGLPLTGAAVGWRVRMDAGVEHFVDGLLGPQTQDPSAQCGDLLIRDRLGNWTYQFVAAVDDFRQGIDLVIRGVDLLASTGRQIRLARLLGRAVAPEFRHHPLVMKSAGQKLSKSDRDTGIRDLRARGWTPEQVRTAVRSAESTGDRENR, from the coding sequence GTGCTCACGCGTTTCGCGCCAGCCCCAACCGGGTGGCTTCACCTCGGGCACGTGTTGAATGCCGAGTACGTCTGGGGCGCAGGCGTGGGCGTCCTGCTCCGGATCGAGGACCACGATCGCGAGCGCTGCCGTCCCGAGTACGACGCCGGCATCCTGGCGGATCTCGACTGGCTTGGCTACCGCTATCAGCTTCCAGTCGTCCGCCAGAGCGAACGTGACGCCGTCTATCTCGATGCAGCCGCCACGCTTCGGGCGCAAGGCCTGGTCTACGCCTGCGACTGCACGCGCGCGCGGCTCGCAGAGGCTCGACAGACGTCGGAGGCGATCGAACTGCGCTACGACGGACACTGTCGTGACCGCGGACTGCCGCTGACCGGCGCCGCTGTGGGCTGGCGCGTGCGGATGGACGCGGGCGTCGAGCACTTCGTCGACGGCCTGCTGGGCCCACAGACGCAGGATCCGTCCGCACAGTGCGGCGATCTGCTGATCCGCGATCGACTCGGCAACTGGACCTACCAGTTCGTCGCGGCGGTTGACGACTTCCGTCAGGGAATCGATCTCGTGATCCGCGGCGTCGATCTCCTCGCCTCCACGGGCCGCCAGATCCGGCTCGCCCGTCTGCTCGGCCGCGCCGTGGCCCCCGAGTTCCGCCATCATCCGCTGGTCATGAAATCGGCAGGCCAGAAGCTGAGCAAGTCCGACCGTGACACCGGCATCCGCGACCTCCGGGCGCGAGGGTGGACGCCCGAGCAGGTTCGAACGGCGGTTCGCAGCGCGGAATCGACGGGAGATCGGGAAAATCGCTAG
- a CDS encoding CoA-acylating methylmalonate-semialdehyde dehydrogenase, whose amino-acid sequence MSTPEIVQNFIGGTWVTSRAAESVNVYNPATGEIIATAPLSSATEVDAAVRAAAAAFPAWRDTPVVQRARAMLRFVQRLEEHFEELARQVTTEHGKTLGEARGSVRRGIECVEVACGAPSLMMGYGMEQIAGGVDCTVFRQPLGVVAAITPFNFPTMVPLWFLPFAAVTGNCVIIKPSEQVPLSARLLFRLLEQCDIPPGVVNLVNGGREAVEAICDHPGIRAVSFVGSTPVARAVYQRASHAGKRVQALGGAKNFVVIMPDADFEKSIEAITESFYGCAGERCLAGSVLVPVGEAHAEARDRLVASAKSLKVGDGIQPGVTMGPVISGTHRDRVRRYIDKGVAEGAKLVLDGRGVAVADRDEGFFVGPTVFDDVSPKMAIGHEEIFGPVASIHAVRTLADAVALLEAHPNANAASIFTSNGGHAREFARRSTASMVGVNIGVAAPMAYFPFGGARDSFFGDLKVHGRDGFEFYTDKKVTIARWW is encoded by the coding sequence ATGAGCACTCCGGAGATCGTCCAGAACTTCATCGGCGGCACGTGGGTCACGTCGCGGGCGGCCGAGTCGGTCAACGTCTACAACCCCGCCACCGGCGAGATCATCGCAACGGCCCCGCTGTCGAGCGCCACTGAGGTGGACGCCGCGGTGAGGGCGGCCGCCGCCGCGTTCCCCGCCTGGCGCGACACGCCCGTCGTTCAACGGGCGCGCGCGATGCTGCGCTTCGTGCAGCGGCTCGAAGAGCACTTCGAAGAACTGGCGCGCCAGGTGACCACCGAGCATGGCAAGACGCTCGGCGAGGCGCGCGGCAGCGTGCGCCGCGGCATCGAATGCGTCGAGGTCGCGTGCGGCGCGCCGTCGCTGATGATGGGCTACGGGATGGAGCAGATCGCCGGCGGCGTCGACTGCACGGTGTTCCGACAGCCGCTGGGAGTCGTGGCGGCGATCACGCCTTTCAATTTTCCAACCATGGTGCCGCTCTGGTTCCTGCCGTTCGCGGCAGTCACCGGCAACTGCGTGATCATCAAACCGTCGGAGCAGGTGCCGCTGTCGGCGCGGTTGCTCTTCCGGCTTCTCGAGCAATGCGACATTCCGCCCGGGGTCGTCAATCTGGTGAACGGCGGACGGGAGGCGGTCGAGGCGATCTGCGATCACCCGGGCATTCGCGCGGTGTCGTTCGTCGGTTCGACGCCGGTCGCGCGCGCCGTCTACCAGCGCGCCTCGCACGCCGGCAAGCGCGTCCAGGCGCTCGGCGGCGCCAAGAACTTCGTGGTGATCATGCCCGATGCCGACTTCGAGAAGTCGATCGAGGCGATCACCGAGTCCTTCTACGGCTGCGCCGGCGAGCGCTGCCTCGCGGGCAGCGTGCTGGTGCCGGTCGGCGAGGCACACGCCGAAGCGCGCGACCGGCTCGTCGCCTCGGCGAAGAGCCTCAAGGTCGGCGACGGCATACAGCCGGGCGTGACGATGGGGCCGGTCATCAGCGGCACGCATCGCGACCGCGTCAGGCGCTACATCGACAAGGGAGTGGCGGAAGGCGCGAAGCTCGTGCTCGACGGCCGCGGCGTCGCCGTGGCGGACCGCGACGAGGGCTTCTTCGTCGGCCCGACCGTGTTCGACGACGTCTCGCCGAAGATGGCCATCGGTCACGAGGAGATCTTCGGTCCGGTCGCGTCGATTCACGCAGTGCGGACGCTCGCCGATGCGGTGGCGCTGCTCGAGGCGCATCCCAACGCCAACGCCGCATCGATCTTCACGTCGAACGGAGGGCACGCCCGCGAGTTCGCGCGCCGGTCGACGGCCTCGATGGTCGGCGTCAACATCGGCGTGGCCGCGCCGATGGCCTACTTCCCGTTCGGCGGCGCCCGCGACAGTTTCTTCGGCGATCTCAAGGTCCACGGCCGCGACGGGTTCGAGTTCTACACCGACAAGAAGGTCACGATCGCGCGCTGGTGGTAG